One Candidatus Hinthialibacter antarcticus genomic window carries:
- a CDS encoding prepilin-type N-terminal cleavage/methylation domain-containing protein, which translates to MRTDAIHKQGFTLIELLVVVAMIGILSAIAINNYHLALEKTDAAGAQHNLRILSTALQSYRIDHNAYPLADGLADSVPRPDQTAWGCGPAANGYWSGVPLALVDQGYCQEPNLYDPALKRKYNESIEAYSTCEPSTFSGHQVPRWRFMRFAYNYAALDAGAAGGGEQNVEESKDGGVWLVRSLHIDVGDFDLERAVPFPHRVVPEDEPNSVWNGEFELTLGGDIHLRAVQRLR; encoded by the coding sequence GTGCGGACAGACGCAATCCACAAACAGGGCTTTACCCTGATTGAGTTACTCGTTGTCGTCGCAATGATCGGTATCCTTTCTGCGATTGCCATCAACAATTACCACTTGGCGTTAGAAAAAACCGACGCTGCAGGCGCCCAACACAATCTGCGAATTCTCAGCACGGCGCTGCAATCTTACCGCATCGACCATAACGCCTATCCGCTCGCGGACGGGCTTGCCGACTCCGTCCCCCGGCCCGACCAGACCGCATGGGGCTGCGGGCCTGCCGCCAATGGCTATTGGAGCGGCGTTCCATTGGCGCTGGTTGACCAAGGTTATTGCCAGGAACCCAATTTATATGACCCTGCGCTGAAACGAAAATATAATGAGTCTATTGAAGCGTATTCCACTTGCGAGCCGTCTACCTTTTCCGGTCATCAAGTTCCGCGCTGGCGGTTTATGCGTTTTGCTTACAACTACGCGGCGCTCGACGCGGGCGCTGCGGGCGGAGGCGAACAGAATGTGGAAGAGTCTAAAGACGGCGGCGTCTGGTTGGTGCGCAGCCTTCATATTGATGTGGGGGATTTCGACCTCGAACGCGCGGTCCCGTTCCCGCATCGCGTTGTCCCGGAGGATGAACCCAACAGCGTTTGGAACGGAGAGTTTGAACTTACGCTTGGCGGAGACATCCACCTTCGCGCTGTGCAGCGCTTACGCTAG
- a CDS encoding nicotinate-nucleotide--dimethylbenzimidazole phosphoribosyltransferase: protein MAHHHHHHGEHDHGHSHSHSHDAGHIETAARAYWQRIAPAPRALGGLDELAVRLCMAQGAHHPSAAPRQGLYFSADETQIALSVVCDQLSNNLSAPFESVPLRAIESVDLKTRIPRARDMMRAGSIAAANAMRDGAKLLLIAINQYPVEQAAALFNLLSDTPLNDAAACFASGKFNLENGEIMRSTLEAHQGNPVAALAQIGNAELLAAAGAVLQAGSHGTAILFDGLHAVLAGAAAAKIDASVKHSMFAAATGAQSNALWNLNISPVFASPDSMEIGVGALLALQRIDLASELMNKTGSSGK, encoded by the coding sequence ATGGCGCACCATCACCATCATCATGGCGAACATGACCACGGACATTCTCACTCGCATTCACATGACGCCGGGCATATCGAAACAGCCGCTCGCGCTTATTGGCAACGCATCGCGCCCGCGCCGCGCGCATTGGGCGGCTTGGATGAATTGGCTGTGCGCTTATGTATGGCGCAGGGAGCGCATCATCCGAGTGCGGCGCCCCGGCAGGGTTTATATTTTTCTGCGGACGAAACACAGATTGCGCTAAGCGTTGTTTGCGATCAATTGAGCAATAACTTAAGTGCGCCGTTTGAGTCCGTCCCGCTTCGTGCAATCGAAAGCGTTGATCTAAAAACGCGAATCCCGAGAGCGCGCGACATGATGAGAGCGGGTTCCATCGCCGCGGCGAACGCGATGAGAGATGGAGCCAAACTACTTCTCATTGCAATCAATCAGTACCCGGTCGAACAGGCGGCGGCGCTATTCAACTTGTTGAGCGACACCCCGTTGAATGATGCGGCGGCTTGCTTCGCTTCTGGAAAATTTAATCTGGAAAACGGTGAGATCATGCGCTCTACGCTCGAAGCGCATCAAGGCAATCCCGTTGCGGCGTTAGCGCAGATTGGCAATGCGGAACTTCTGGCGGCGGCGGGCGCTGTCTTGCAGGCCGGGTCGCATGGAACGGCGATTCTATTCGACGGGCTTCATGCTGTGCTGGCGGGCGCGGCGGCGGCGAAGATTGATGCGTCGGTAAAACACTCAATGTTTGCGGCGGCGACCGGTGCGCAAAGCAACGCTCTATGGAACCTTAATATTTCGCCCGTTTTCGCAAGCCCGGATTCTATGGAGATTGGCGTCGGCGCATTATTGGCGTTGCAGCGAATTGATCTTGCCTCAGAATTAATGAATAAAACTGGTTCATCTGGTAAGTGA